Proteins from a genomic interval of Cyprinus carpio isolate SPL01 chromosome A21, ASM1834038v1, whole genome shotgun sequence:
- the LOC122149284 gene encoding glutamine synthetase-like — MSYVSDSSSLNKALRQQYLSLPQGNFCQVTYVWIDGSGEGLRNKTRTMDSEPKSVADLPEWNFDGSSTGQSKGHNSDMLLIPVCMFRDPFLLDPNKLVLCEVLKHTREPAESNHRNCCNKVMEKVKDLHPWFGMEQEYTLFGVDGHPYGWPRLGFPKPQGPYYCSVGADRAFGRDVVECHYKACLYAGIKISGTNAEVMPSQWEFQVGPCEGIEMGDHLWMARFLLYRVCEDFGVVATLDPKPMTGDWNGAGCHINVSTVQMREQGGIEHIEKAIEKLSKRHADHICVYDPHGGEDNKRRLTGRHETSSIHDFSAGVANRGASIRIPRQVGQEKCGYFEDRRPSANCDPYAVTCAMARTCMLQEEEDTHETE, encoded by the exons ATGTCTTATGTATCAGACAGCTCTAGTCTCAACAAGGCCCTGCGGCAGCAGTATCTCAGTCTGCCCCAGGGGAACTTCTGTCAGGTCACTTACGTCTGGATCGATGGCTCTGGAGAGGGTCTGCGTAACAAGACTCGAACCATGGATTCAGAGCCAAAGAGCGTAGCTG ACCTACCAGAATGGAATTTTGATGGCTCAAGCACGGGTCAGTCTAAAGGACACAACAGTGACATGCTACTGATTCCTGTCTGCATGTTCAGGGACCCATTCCTCTTGGACCCGAACAAACTGGTGCTATGTGAGGTGCTCAAGCACACCCGAGAACCTGCAG AATCAAACCACCGTAACTGCTGTAACAAGGTCATGGAGAAGGTCAAAGACCTTCACCCCTGGTTTGGCATGGAGCAGGAATATACTCTTTTTGGAGTAGATGGACACCCTTATGGCTGGCCCAGGCTTGGATTCCCCAAACCACAAG GTCCGTATTATTGCAGTGTTGGTGCTGACAGAGCTTTTGGCAGAGACGTTGTGGAGTGTCATTATAAAGCCTGTCTGTATGCTGGCATCAAAATCAGTGGCACTAACGCAGAGGTCATGCCCTCTCAG TGGGAGTTCCAGGTGGGTCCATGTGAAGGAATTGAGATGGGAGATCATCTATGGATGGCACGTTTCCTGCTATACAGGGTGTGTGAAGATTTTGGAGTGGTGGCCACTCTGGATCCAAAACCCATGACAGGAGACTGGAACGGAGCCGGTTGCCACATCAATGTGAGCACAGTGCAAATGAGAGAACAAGGAGGAATTGA GCACATTGAGAAAGCTATTGAGAAACTGAGCAAGCGCCATGCAGATCATATTTGTGTTTACGACCCACATGGTGGAGAAGATAACAAACGTCGCCTCACGGGTCGCCACGAGACCTCCAGCATCCATGATTTCTCAGCGGGTGTTGCTAACCGTGGGGCCAGCATCCGTATTCCTCGTCAGGTGGGACAGGAAAAATGCGGTTACTTTGAGGACCGTCGTCCTTCTGCCAACTGTGACCCATATGCTGTGACCTGCGCAATGGCCCGCACATGTATGCTGCAAGAGGAGGAAGATACCCATGAAACTGAATAA